The Arachis ipaensis cultivar K30076 chromosome B07, Araip1.1, whole genome shotgun sequence genomic interval TCTTTGACCTCAATTAATTAATGAAGTGTTAGATAATGCTTAATTATTTGGTGGCTGGGGGGCGGCAAGGTTCACCCTGGTATGGATTATTAGCGCTGCATCGTTTATAGGAAGGAACAGGAGTAGGGTTTACAAAAGGACTAGAATGTCCTCCTCCACCTCCTCTTCCCATTCCTTCTGGATAAGCATGTCCTCTTCCATTTGGATTAAGAGCTGTTCTTCCTCCTATTCTATATGCTTCTTTCTCATCACCACCTGCATATTAtatataagtaattaacaaaaattataagcgattaacaatttttttctctttttttttttattttttttataatggaaGCGTTCATTCTCTAGCATTTTCTAATAAGGAAAACAATTTTGACCACTGTCAAAAGTAAAATTGACGGTCTAAAGTCTAAAACTTTCaacgaaaacaaataaaaaatatgatgataattttcctaaaaccaatttttttatatatatttaagaatttaaaattttctaataaATTTTCTATAATGCCCATTcagaaaatcctaaaccctaataaTAAAATGATATATTATTGTTCTATTAATGACTAATCTATGAAATAAACAACAGTTAATAACATCATTGAGCAatgtcataaaaaaaattatggtgCTAGCAAGAAGCAAGCACATTTCTTCCGCCGATATTCCTTGTATGTAAAGTTGAAATAATTTGTTTttagaaataatatttttttatttatttcagaaaaaaaatCCGTTCCTTCTTAGTTCTTGTGGTGTTTTGCCACAATTTTGGTGTTCAACATtgtagaaaattataaaaaattagaagaGAAAAACTAGAAGAAAATGCATAGTAATAATAGGTAGTAACTTTTACTTACGATAACTCTTGACACTCCCAGGTCCATATTGGCTCTGAggaaagaaaaaacacaaaatcaaGAGAACCACAAATCAGCATTATTATTGACTCATTCACccctcaaaaaaaaataaaataaaataaaaataaaaaataacggCATTAGCATACCTTGTTGTCATAGAGATGGCCTCCTTGCCCATTAGCAGCCATGACCTGAAATACAAAAGCAAACCATCCAAATATGAGAAAaccttcaaaataatataaacttaaattaaattaaatcatagTATATAATAAAGTGTTCATGTAAAATGTACATATATTAATGCTATGTATTTAAATATTTTGCGTAACATTGTACATTAGAGACCAATTAATTACCATAGTTTGGAGCATTGAAATGGCAATGAGAGCCAAGATGAAAGCAGCAAAGAACTTAGCCATGGCAAAATGAAGACAAAAAAAGGTAAGAGAAACCAACAACACAAGTAGGGGGAAAAACAAAAACCTAAGTGTTAATGAGGTCTTTGGTACGGTGGAAGTGTAGGGTATTTATAGAATCTTAATGGGGTGCAAAGTGTGTAATATTTATTAGGTGTGGAAAAGCTAACCAATGTCTGCCACGTGTTTCGGCAAAATATCTTGACGGTGATGAAGTTCACATGATATTTGATCCTATGGTTTACAATTCTCATTAATTTTGATTAGTGAATGAAGCAAATTCAAACATACCCCTTTAATATTATTATGCTGCTCCTCATAAAAAGGTATACTACAGCTAAGAAGATTGGAAGCAAGTGGGTTACAGTTAGTAATAATAATGTTAGTTTTTTTGtggaataatagtaataatagtgTATAATTTGTGTTATAACGATTTATAACATTCTTTAGCTTTTTTAATTGTCCACATAATTtagttcttttgtttttataatCTTGTGTATGTtaataatttcttaacaaatattaatatcttttaatataaCTAACCTAATAATTATCATGTTCTTATATTAATAtctattttttcttcttaattGAAGATAGAGAAAAGGAAAAATAGGTCTCTGACATCTTGTCCTGCGGatattttcgtccctgaccattgaaaaatacttttaagtccctaaccttcacaaaacttggacaaaTCAGttcctccgtccaaatgcctccgtcagggactgatccatcCAAATACCTCCgttagggactgatccgtccaaattttgtgaaggtaaggaacttaaaagtatttttcaatggttagagacgaaaatgtccgcggagcaaaaggttagggacctatttgtccttttctctttaaGATATTagataactatatatatatatatatatatataattgtacATCTAATAGAAACTCTTACGCTGATTGTGTGCTAGTATTCGAGCAGCTAAAGTTGAAGAAGGAAGGAAGATTAGGGAAGCCAAAAGCAAAAATGCAACAAAAAAGGGCTTCATCATCTTATGATTATTAGGAATATAATCAGTGAATGAGAGTATAATATGATAGAACAGTTTTGGTTTTGCATAGAGCCACACAATAATCATGTATTTATAGTCACAAAGGTTTGAAGAGTCAAGTAAGACGCCtagcaaattaaaagaaaaaggttTCAAGATATGGGTTGGAAAAGTAGATAATGTCCCTAAGAAACTAAAGCAGCAGCACATGCGTCCTACTCAAATTATTGTATCTTTTGATGAAATTATTAAGTGGCAagttgacttgactaaaaagatACTTTAGTTAATTTATTCACCTTTTAGTATAATTGGACTCTCCAATTGGGATATTAATCGAGTGACCACAATAACTAACAGAATattataaaattgtttttaactctttttttttaatttacagtttaaaattataatttaaaatttagaaaatgagtttagaatttaaaataaaaataatttactgAATTTACAAAACATTTAATTTCTTAGTTTAACTCTTGTCCTTAATTATTTAGGAACGAATAGAGGAAATTATTACTTCCGTCCAAATGAAATTTTAATCCCAAATTGTTAGATAAAATCATTAATTAAGGATATTTGATTTTTGTCCTGTATTGGCTTGTGATTGAATGATATCATTTGAAGAATTTTCTTAGCTGCTTCTTATGTCATTTTTCTACTTGCNNNNNNNNNNNNNNNNNNNNNNNNNNNNNNNNNNNNNNNNNNNNNNNNNNNNNNNNNNNNNNNNNNNNNNNNNNNNNNNNNNNNNNNNNNNNNNNNNNNNNNNNNNNNNNNNNNNNNNNNNNNNNNNNNNNNNNNNNNNNNNNNNNNNNNNNNNNNNNNNNNNNNNNNNNNNNNNNNNNNNNNNNNNNNNNNNNNNNNNNNNNNNNNNNNNNNNNNNNNNNNNNNNNNNNNNNNNNNNNNNNNNNNNNNNNNNNNNNNNNNNNNNNNNNNNNNNNNNNNNNNNNNNNNNNNNNNNNNNNNNNNNNNNNNNNNNNNNNNNNNNNNNNNNNNNNNNNNNNNNNNNNNNNNNNNNNNNNNNNNNNNNNNNNNNNNNNNNNNNNNNNNNNNNNNNNNNNNNNNNNNNNNNNNNNNNNNNNNNNNNNNNNNNNNNNNNNNNNNNNNNNNNNNNNNNNNNNNNNNNNNNNNNNNNNNNNNNNNNNNNNNNNNNNNNNNNNNNNNNNNNNNNNNNNNNNNNNNNNNNNNNNNNNNNNNNNNNNNNNNNNNNNAAAtttagataatttaatttttgtaataCTAATAACTAAGTCACACTACTCACAGAATTTTATTATGTTAGAGTGCGACAAGGTAATACAACACAACActataaattaaaattcaatgaaAGATTTTTTAatcttatattattttatatttatacctTGTGGAATTTGATGGTACGATACAAATATGTTACGACAAAGTGGTCAAATTTGATGGCAAAATGTAGCAGGACTACTATCAATATCAAAATATatgacaaaaaaaagaaaaaacaaaacagaaagaaagaaagaaaagaaaaacaagggAAACGACAAGACTGTGTTCTCATTGATCGGCCATTGGCTTATAAATAAAATGCCAAGGGCGAAGACTTGAAATAAGACCACTAATTATTTGCTTTAGCTATtatattatgaattttttttactttaaatgAAATTCACGTGTCATCTCTTGCTAAAACATAAAATCCAAAAGGAAATTCATTGACTCATTATTTAAagaattttcttcttcttatgtCATTTTCTGCTATATTTTGAAATCTGACAGCAAAATACATTAGTCAATAAGACACAGATAAACTGTGTAACATGAACATTTAATTAAACTCATCGTCAAGAGAGTTTTATTATTGACAGATTActatataaattaataatgaaAGCTGCTTCATCACTCCGATCCACCACGAGTGATAAAAGCCAATTTATTTGTCTTCATAGATATGTGTACGTAGTAAATACTCATGTAGagatatttttatgtaaaattaaaaattgttaaacgataatttaattaaatttattaaattatttaataattttttattatcaattttatattaaaacaacTCCACGTGAATAATCATTTTATATCAAATGACAACCATATCTTCAAATTAAATGTCACAGCACAATTATGTTGATTAATTCAACAAAAAGAACTTCTTAAGTGCTTCGAgatcaaaataaattataatgCGTGACATCATTTATAAGACTTATATTTTCTGTTATAATTCATGAGTTACATCTTAATCAGAATTACTGttaattttcttattaaaatgAGCTTAATCGAAAATAACATTCTAGCTCATTTGGCAAATTTAAAATTCGTAAAAGGATCCTGTGTGTACATTCTATC includes:
- the LOC107608693 gene encoding uncharacterized protein LOC107608693 produces the protein MCCCFSFLGTLSTFPTHILKPFSFNLLGVLLDSSNLCDYKYMIIVWLYAKPKLFYHIILSFTDYIPNNHKMMKPFFVAFLLLASLIFLPSSTLAARILAHNQRGDEKEAYRIGGRTALNPNGRGHAYPEGMGRGGGGGHSSPFVNPTPVPSYKRCSANNPYQGEPCRPPATK